Below is a window of Aquarana catesbeiana isolate 2022-GZ linkage group LG11, ASM4218655v1, whole genome shotgun sequence DNA.
tctctctactcccagtcagtatactgcccccacagttagaaacacctccctaggacgcacttaaccccctgatcgtcccctagtgttgacccttccctgccagtgacatttatacagtaaatgtcaatggtcccaaaaaagtgtcaaaaatttccgatctgtctaccgcaatgtcgcagtcccgctaaaaatcgctgattacaagtaaaaaaaataaataaataaaaatgccataaatatatctcctattttgtagacgctataactttcgtgcaaaccaatcaatatacacttattgctattgttttttttttaccagaaatatgtagaagaatacatattggcctaaactaattttttttttttttttggggggggggggggatatttattatagcacaaagtaaaaatgtttttattttttttttcaaaattggcgctttttttttttgtttagaacgcaaaaaatgaaaatcacagaggtgatcaaatatccccaaataaaagctctatttgtggggaaaaaaggaagtcaattttgtttgggtacaacttcgcacgaccaagcaattgtcatttaaaaggaTGCAAtggcgtattgcaaaaaatggcctggtcattaaggggggaaaatcttccggtccttgagtagttaaatgtttttacattattgtACATAAATTACAGAATTTTTTTAGATTGCTTAAAATACAGAATATTCCCGGAAAGAAGGGAGAATGGGTGAAGAGAGAAGTTAATGTTGTCAAGCTGTCAGTAGGTATTGGATATTTTGACCATAGGTATTATACACTTGAAACTTAAAGTTTGTCTTTAATCCCACCTGTAacatagcagtgcacttcctggtaagtgagggtgcctaggcacctCTGTACCTAAAGCTTCAGTATGTCTATAGTCTGAATCCAAAGCACAAGTGCTtgtgactgctagtctcaggagagaTGGAGTAAGGTTTGGTAATGGCAATACTGTGCTGCTCACTATTCTCTTTGCTggagaagcaaagccctgcctctaccaagatggccacgtcAACACAGAACAGAGCAAGGTATGGTGAGTCAGTATAGATCAGCTGCAGGGAACCTATAGGCAATAGTGATGACTAGTCCTTTGCcttctgcttgccttttttttaGCACAACTTCCAACTTAAGGGCACAGAGGTTAACAAAAAGGCTTTACAATTAGCTGAGATCCTTTTCTTGTAAGGCATGCCTTGGATTTGTAATGTAAGCTATATGACGTTATACTGCTAGACCACTGAAAATAAAGGATGCCCATTCCTATAGGTAATGGAATTCCTCCATCTGCTATGCGAGCTTTGGATTCATATTGCAGATATAGAGCTTTGAGGCTGTATGCACAAGAGTGCCTAGGCACAGTCGCATACAAGGAAAAATACTGCTATTTTTTAAGGAGGTAGGTATTTTTTAGGGTACTGCTTATGCACAAAGAACATTTCTAGGTGTTGCTTTAAAACGGTTATAAAAGCTTTTCCCCCTAAAATAATAGGCATGTTatattgcacaaagcagccctgaacctcctcttctggggtcccctgccgctGCTCTCAGCTCCTTCTGTTCagtgttgctatgggggcagatgtgcTGGCTCGCTCTTGAGCTGGGCTCTGTACgtccatacatacacacacagcgtggtttggccctgcccccctgctcacaggatttgattgacagcagcagaagtcaatagctcccgctgctgcctctctcTCCTGCAAATGCAGGGAGAGAGCCGCTACAGACAGGCATCGAGTGAGGACTCAGGTTGGTATGTAGGAGGATGGAGGGGGTTATACTTCTACTGAGACATTCTTGCTCGGTTATAGGGAATATCTAGGAatggaatgtattaaggtaaataatgtcttggctttagaaccattttaacatTGCAAATGTTCACTTTGTGAGTTCAGACCCACTTTAGCATATTGTatagtgttaaaggggttgtaaaggtaaaaattttttcaccttaatgcattatatgcattaaggtgaaaaaacttttgacaataccaccgcccccagcccccctgttttacttacctgacacctcgaatctccgctgctcgttctcgtcatctctattgcagctcagcctggtcgctgattggctgcagtggatggattgaaagcagcgcggccattggctcgcgctgctgtcaatcacatccgatgacgcggcgcaccggggggcggggccgagtgatacagcgagcggctatggccgccggctgtatcacgggagcgcgcccgcaacaactaaccaccatgcgagggagctcgcattaaggtggttatttcttgcggggaggagctgaaacagccgccgagggaccccagaagagcaggttcggggccactctgtgcagaacgagctgcacagtgaaggtaagtatgacatgttagttatttttaaaaaaaaataaaattacctttacaacccctttaagttaacaAACTGATAAACTCGCTCTTTTgtctctcaacttttttttttattagaaagtctTCGAAACAGTATGGGTGAAAGAATAACTTGGGATAATATCTACTCCAAAAGTTCCCACGATGGATTTTCACATTTCGACTGGTTTTTCGGTTATGAACAACTGAAAGGTCGTCTTCTCTCCCTTATTAATGAAATTGCTCTGGATGAGCACACTGGGTCACCAATACGTGTGTTAGATTTGGGTTGTGGCACTTCTGATGTTGGAGTTGGTTTATTTCGTGACTCTCAGCTTCCACTTCTAATATCCTGTGTGGATAACTCTGCTCCTGCAATTCACGCTATGAGAAAAAGCCTTCTAACAGAAACACCCATTGTGCCTGCACATCAAGATTCCCAACTGGAGTATTTAGAAAGTGATGTTACTGAGCTTCGTGGTTTTCTGTCTGGTAGTGTATCACTTGTTTTGGACAAAGGGACCTCTGATTCTCTCCTGCGATCAGGAAGGGAACCGGCTCAAAAAATGGTTTTGGCAGCCCTACGGGTTCTGAAGAAAGGGGGAAAATTGGTTCAGTTCACCGATGAAGATCCAGATGCCAGACTTCCTTTTTTAGAAAAACTTGGAGCCCAACCAAATGTGACATTTCATGACTTAGCGCTTGATGACGGAGTGACGTACTATGCATATGTTGTGACCCGAGTCTCATAGGCATCAATAAATCAgttgttttgtttatatttattacaaaaataatgaGTTGGTATGCAAACTTACATTAAAGGAAATCTTTACAGAGATAAATACACAGACTGGCATTGTTGGCCTcagtctgaaaatgctagttgcttggctgacattctaaACAACCCCTTCCTGCTGCTGCtttctggccctttaagaggttctaGAGCTGCATTCaaacttcagcgttttgaatcacgGGTAGATTTGccacgattctgcccgcgatttgaaagcAGCGATGTGTGAATTTAAAATCGTGGGAGTCACATTTGAGACGCCATTCTTTTGAATGACAACTAAAATCGCAGTGCAGGTCTGCTGCGATTGTCGCgcgataaatcacgctgcaatcaCGGTAACCCGCATCGCGTGAAGCATgtgctcctgaactttttttgagCGACATGCTTCATGCGATGTGGATTGCCGTGATTGCAGCACCGCGATTTTAGGTGTCAATCAAAAGAATGGCATCTCAAATCTGAGTCccgtgatttgtcattcacacaccGGCGCTTTAACATTGCGGGCAGAATCGCAAATATcgcgattctgcccacaatttaAAAGCGCCGGTGTGTAAATAGAGCCTAAATGCTGGAAGGCGAGGTGGTcaaaccactgtgattggctgttacagcagttacatgatcagaaagctcccaattgcaagtatgcatcaggagctttctcGTCCTCACTGGTGACTGCTGGGAGCACACAAGGCGCGCTCTATCAGGACAGAAAAATGTTTACATACAGCCAcatatacaatcaggtccataaatattgggacatcaaacacaattctaatctttttggctctatacaccaccacaatggatttgaaatgaaacaaacaagaagtgctttaactgcagactttccgctttaatttgaggatatttacatccaaatcaggtgaacggtgtaggaattataacagtttgtatatgtgccttacactttttaagggaccaaaagtaatgggacagattaacaatcatccatcaaactttcactttttaatacttggttgcaaatcctttcagtcaattacagcctgaagtctggaacacatagacatcaccagacgctgggtttcatccctggtgatgctctgccaggcctttactgcaactgtcttcagttcctgcttgttcttggggcattttcccttcaggtttgtcttcagcaagtgaaatgcatgctcaatcaaattcaggtcaggtgattgacttggccattgcataacattccacttctttcccttaaaaaactctttggttgcttttgcagtatgcttcgggtcattgtccatctgcactgtgaagcaccgtccaatgagttctgaagcattttgctgaatatgagcagataatattgcccgaaacacttcagaattcatcctgctgcttttgtcagcagtcacatcatcaataaatacaagagaaccagttccattggaagccatacatgcccacgccatgacactaccaccaccatgcttcactgatgaggtggtatgctttggatcatgagtagttcctttccttctccatactcttctcttcccatcactctagtacaagttgatcttggtctcatctgtccataggttgttgttccagaactgtgaaggcttttttagatgttgtttggcaaactctaatctggccttcctgtttttgaggctcaccaatggtttacatcttgtggtgaaccctctgtattcactctggtgaagtcttctcttgattgttgactttgacacacatacacctacctcctggagagtgttcttgatctggccaactgttgtgaagggtattctcttcaccagggaaagaattcttcggtcattcaccacagttgttttccgtggtcttccgggtcttttggtgttgctgagctcaccggtgcgttctttcttttacggatgttccaaacagttgatttggccacacctaatgtttttgctatctctctgatgggtttgtttgtttttttcggtctaatgatggcttgcttcactgatagtgacagctctttggatctcatattgagagttgacagcaacagattccaaatgcaaataccacacttgaaatgaactctg
It encodes the following:
- the CSKMT gene encoding citrate synthase-lysine N-methyltransferase CSKMT, mitochondrial; the protein is MFRLHRLWLSLRQPRTQYFGTDAGTRGKGESLRNSMGERITWDNIYSKSSHDGFSHFDWFFGYEQLKGRLLSLINEIALDEHTGSPIRVLDLGCGTSDVGVGLFRDSQLPLLISCVDNSAPAIHAMRKSLLTETPIVPAHQDSQLEYLESDVTELRGFLSGSVSLVLDKGTSDSLLRSGREPAQKMVLAALRVLKKGGKLVQFTDEDPDARLPFLEKLGAQPNVTFHDLALDDGVTYYAYVVTRVS